A window of Phalacrocorax carbo chromosome 12, bPhaCar2.1, whole genome shotgun sequence genomic DNA:
ctctcctgcttttctctcttcccccctcccaggtTAATGCACTTGTTCGTCCTCTGCCTGCAAGCCCAGGTAAGTGCCCGCCGGCTTTGTTCGCCCCTCAGGGATGGGGGGGtgccccgcagccgccgccaAGCACCCCGGGGTTGGGAGGGAGGAACAGTTTAAAACCTAAAAGACAGAAGTCGCCCGGCTGTAAAAAGCCGAGGCCGAGGGGGGAGCCCCCCCGGGCTGCAAAATAAAGGTGCGGAGGATTCgggctgggaggcagggagTACCTGCGCTTTTAAGGAATTGCCCGGGTTATTTTTAAGTAGCTTTAGGTCCCGTCCCCCCCACCTCTAAACGGTGCTGTGGCTACCCCCGTTCCTCTTGTCcgtttttttttgtttgtgttttgttttttttttccccccctacaCTTCTTCATCCAAAAAGTAAAGCGGCattaaagagaggaaaagaaaccccaccaaaaccctACTTAAAAAGTGCAGGTTTTGATTCAGCTTAGATTTGTCAGACTTCAGCATCGCTGCTTTCTATCGCCAGAGACAGAAGTGTcatgaacagattaaacagcgCGGGCAGAGCTTGTGCAACACCCGCATACCAGCAGGCACGGGTCGCTGGAAGCGGTGCGCCTTCAAACCGGGGTGAAGCCCCTCTTCCCCCTGAGATCACAGGTGCAGAAGTTTTGTTTGAAATGCCCTTTAAgctacttttttattattattattttcctggaagcttgggaaaaaaaaataaaatcgaGTTTCCAGCCGGAAAGCAAGGGGAATGAAACACTGGGAGTGTGCAGCTGTATAAAAACATAGCTGTAATATTTGGGAGTATGAGATGGAGACCAAACAGCAGCATGGCTAATGACCTCTCCTCCACATGGTACCCTCATCAGAGCTGGGGAGAGAATCCTGCTGCATTATCCAAAACCCGTCTATAggaaacacacatgcacaggcagaagcagagggagagaggtgACATTGTCAAGGGGAGATATCTCTATAAAGGCAGCTTTGGGAGAGCAGCGGCTTTTgattttattgggtttttttgttgttgttgaagaCAGGAGGAAATCTTCCCATTTGAcatgggggtggcagggggtaGTCCCAGCCTTCTGATGTTGAAAGGAGCTATCTCCTAACATTTGCTCAGAATACATCTTTATAAATGTCAGGGAGCAGCGAAACTTTCCAgacttaaaagagggatttgagacaaggggggaaaaaagacttcTGTGCAAGCTcgtgagctggggctggggtggggcaggTTTGGCTGCTCCTGAAAATCACTTaaagcccaggagcagcagcaccaggtCTGGAGGGGTTGCACTCAGCTGCGGCTCCGGGGCTAACGGGTTTGGTCTGCTGGGGCTGGAACAACACCGTGGCTGGCATCAAACAGCTGGCTGCAGATGAGGGATGCATTTGCACAGGTAGCGCGTTAGTATCCTCAGGATTTTATGCTGCTAAATACCCAGGCTGGGGTATGGTTTTCTTACACGTCATAGACCTCATACCTCTACTTTCTCTGGGGACTTTGTATTTAAAGAACTCAATAAGTGGGGTGTTTGGGAGCAAATAAAGAGCCTGGGATCCAGAGGGAAGGCAGCTTTTGAAGCTGATGGGGCAGCGGCTGGGGTATGTGCCCAGGGCAGCCGGGACAGTAGTATGCTCCTGCAGAGGCGAGAGAGGTGTGGGACGAATGTGTCAGCTGCTCGGGAGGGCAACCCAGTGCCATGCTTTATGACTCCCCTGGGCCCCATCCAGCGCCCAGACTCGATACCCACCTCAGGCTCTCCAGTGCCAGCTGGGACCTGCCAAATCTGAGGGAGGCCTCTGGGGTCACCAAGCCCTATCGTGCTCTCAAGTCACCTGCACCTCCCTGCTTAGAGCACGTCTGGAGTGGGCACTGCTCTGTAAAGGGCTCTGCTTGCTGCATCCCAGAGCTTAATGTTCCTTTTCCTGGGGAGGCTTTGCTGGCGCAGGAGGTACCACCACAGTCCTGGCTCTGTGCCTCCCTGTAAAGCCCGGCTGCAGGCCGGCGATCTCGGATCAGCCCATTCGCCCCTCTGAGGAGTAGAGATTATAATGGTGtgttgtatattttttaatttcctaaagGTAACTGTTCAGTCCCCACCTAATTTTACACAGCATGTGAGGGAGCAGAGCCTGGTGACGGATCAGCTCAGCCGGCGGCTCGTCCGTACCTACCAGCTGTACAGCCGGACCAGTGGGAAACATGTGCAGATCTTGGACAACAAGAAAATCAATGCGATGGCAGAGGATGGGGATGTGCACGGTAAGGACGTGTGGTGGGGGCGGGCAGAGGGGGGGAGCCAGGGAGGTGTTCGCAGCCCAGCGCAGCGATTGATGATTTCCGTCCTGTTTGTTAGCCAGAAATCATTAAAATCGTTCGGCTTGTGGGGGCTTGTAAAGGGATAACATAGGGGTCAGCAATCAGTGGCTGCGGGATTCAAGATGAAGGCAGGTTCCCCGTGCCGAGGAGGGGATCGGCGCTTGCAGGATGCTCCTTTCTTTTTCGTTCTTGGTTTGCACCTGACTTGGAGGGCTCGGGGCTGCGGTACGCTGAGCAGTGTCAGTCATTTCAGCCCAGCTCTTTGCAGGGCTGGGTGTCTCTGAGACTTcgttttggaaaagaaatagaaagttgaaaaagaaaagaaaggggaggggaaagggtaACGACTGCTTTAGAAACCTTCCTTTGGACTAGAACTGTCTGAAGTGGCATTTTCCTGATGTACCCCCCAGCATTCCCTTCTCAAAACAAATCCCGGGCGGAGGGTCAGTGAGGCAGTTGGCCACAGGGGAAGATGCTGCGGCATCTCCAGAGACAAAGCACAGGGGACCCCACAAGCGCAAGAGCCAGCACTACaccacagcccctctgccatCACCctggcaccccctccccaaaacctccaccccccagggcagggggactGATCCCTCCGCTGGAGAGACTCAAAGCCCAAATACTTTGATCGTGTGCACTAATGACACGTTGGGACGGTTAAACACTGTGCAGGGGTCAGCAGGGCCAGTGAGCCCCAGCACCGCCGCAGGGCCGGCTGCGGGAGCCCGATCCTGCACCCGCATCAGGGGAGTGCCTGTATTCGCCTGTGTTGTACATAGGAATCacaactgtttttctttggtaTTAGCTGCAGTTTCCCTTTCTTGCTTGGGGAGATTAGTAGAaacacttttcttccttccttccccttctgtgTTGgctggtggtggtttttttgtttttgtttttttttttttcttccttttgctttggcTGAAAATTTCACACTGGACATAAGCAGTGCAAGCGCAGCGCAGATTCCATCTCTATGGTATTCCACACAGCCAGCATTAATCTTCCAAATGAATTATTCCCACCCTAGAGCAGCCCTGGCTTGAAAGGGCATTAGCTAATTTCCCAAGCAAAAAATCCTGTCTTGTTTTAGTCCTATAATGCCTGGATTTTAAAAGGCAGTTAGTGCATATTTAAGTAACGACCAGGTTTAAATAAGGCCAGAAGGAGGGGACTGGTGGTGGCTTGAAAAACTctattaaaatgtaataaaaaaaggtTAAGCATTTGAAGAgctaaggagaaaaatgaagactGATCTAAACCAGAAAGAGAACAAGCAGTTTTTCAGATGTAAAGTTTTAAGAGAGTTGCAAGTCTGTAAATGTTAAAATAGAGGTTCAGGATTGTTCTATATGAATCTCTAGGGAGGCCCCCATGTCTGGAAGAACTATTAAAACGCTTCTTACTTTCAccttttttaacatttcctgaATACTTTCTCCTCTTCGCAGTCCAGTTGGGGGATCAAGTGTGTCTCGCTgcattttttcagcatttacGTAGCTACTTTCCCTTCAAAGTTTGAGTATGAAACATAATTTTACTGGGATAAATCTGTCACTTAAGTGAAAGAATAGAGTTGAAAACGTcaaggcccccccccccccccccccaagaaaagACTCCCCCAAAATGTTGTTTAGAAatccttttttaaagaagagtCTCCTTCCTCAAgcccttccttctgctttttttcatctcatttttgggggtgggtgcGTAAAAGGGgttgatttatttttgcagatgacCCCTTTCCCCACACTGACGTTTTTACAGCCGACTTAACATCGAGTCCAGCGTTTTCAGTTATCTGTCTTAATTGTCAATATTTGAttgactttttttaattctaaggGAGGCGGGTGGCCGGTGCAGCCTGGCTCGTCCCTCCCGGTCCGTGCCTGCCACCAAGCAAAccgccagcagctgcagcctgggctaAACCCCGTGAGCGGCCAGGGATGCTGGTGCAGCTCCCTGCCGACTCGCTGGTTTCGTTGGGCTTGGTCTTTCGGTTGGttggggctggggtttgtgggGTTCATGGATTGCCTGCATGAGTCTAGGGGTGCAGGTCTCTGGGGACAGGTTGTCCTTGTCCTTCATTGCTGGtggctggtggggctggagccATGCGCTGGTCGGGCTCGTGCAGGGCGGTGAACCCGGCCGGCAGCTGTAAATCATGGCTGCcctttggagagaaaaaaaaaaaagaaagaaaagaaaaaggctgaaagGGAAGCCATGTGCATCCTTAAAGTGGGGTTTTGTGCTCACTGGGGCTGaggcctccctccctccctctcttctccgtccctccctccctccccgctcTTTCTATCTCTTGGAGAGAAAAAATCAATTCTCCTCAAACCTTTTACTGCCTCTGAGATCAattccccccctttccccaaTATAGATAAATAGGGGGTCACTGTCTCAACCCTTCATTTGCAGAGTGCTGCGGCTCCCATGGCTGTTTTTTGGGTATGCTGGGTGCGTGCCAGGCTCTGGGATTTGGTGCTGGTATGGCACAGCCTGGAGTGGGCTCTTCCCACATTTCTCAGCTCTGAGTCCAGTTTGTGCCtgactgggggtggggggctgcaggtgtGGGGTGGTTTGGGGACAAGACACGCTGCAGGGTGACGTTGACAGGAGAgagtgtggggagggggtgcctgCGTGTGCATTGAGCCCGGCAGTGTGGAATCGGTTGGCCCCAGCAAATTTTGGGATGCCCTTCCCATTGCTCAACAAAGCTGCTGCCAGCGCTGCCTGCTCGCTGTCTCCACTCTCAATGCCATTGGTCTCGGCACTGCCCGCGATGTGGGGGGATGCAGCGTCAGGGCATCACAGAGGCAGAGGGGTAGCAGTTTGCTCCTAGCCCAGAGCATGATTTAGGTTCAGTTTAGCTTGTGCGTATGCCTACAGCCTCCTGCCATTCAAACCatcttcctgcaaagctgcCCACTCCTGAGCCACACCGCTGCCCTCACTGGGGCTCACTGGTGGGGTAGGCATGTGCAAGCCTGGGCAGACCGTAGTCCTGAGGAGCCAAGCAGCCCTTGTGCAGAGATTGGAGAGGAGAAATAAGGCATCAGTGGCCTTATTCCCATAAGACTGCAGACTTGGAAGCTTTGCAGGCTGTACTCTACCTTGCCAAATTACACTTATGGCACTAGGGGCTGATGCTGAGCAAGAGGTGAGAGGGTGAGATTGGACAGTCCCAGGTGGTGAGATTGGACAGTCCCAGGTGGCTTTTCAGTGGCATGGGAAAAATCTTCGgtgcatggcacagcacagcccttTTGAGGTGCAAACAGGTAGCCACTATCCCCATCGGGGCTTGCCCAGGGGAGGGGAGCTAGTTCTGGGGACAgcagctggagggctggggagaaggatgtcctgtccccatcctcccccttccctggggatggATGAGCTTCGGGGCTCGGGTTCCCAGGGcgaaggcagggagggaaggtgaCAGGTCTATTTATAGGCGGCCCATCGACCCAGCGATTTGCATAGCTCCTTCGGAAGTCGATCGATGCCTCCATTAAAAAACTGAGACCAAATCAATACGCCCTCTCAACTCGTGCAAAGGTGAAAGGCATTAAAAGGATGGCCGTACCCTTCACGCCTCCCCTGCCAGCTGCAAAGTCACtgttcctcctgcagccctggcccGGCAAAGAGACACGGAGTGGTGTCCCCTGGGCTAGGGACAGCTGTCAGCATGCCATGCACTTTAGAGGGTGCCTGCCTGCTTCTTGCCTGCAGGCTCACCCAAACCTGCCTCAGTTTGCAGGGTGGCTGGTTTGTTCTCCACCGGCCAGTCGGTGTGTACCCTGCTCACTGCCCTGCCTCCCTTTTGCGACGCCTCTGTGGCACCTGAACCGCTGAGCCCCATGGAGCTGGGCAAGGCAGAGCTACTCCCCCTTCAGCACAGCTCAGGGTGGCAAAGGGAAGTGACCAAGGTCATGCAGGGACACAGTGGCAGGGTAGAGGGACCGAGGCTGGCTCTTAACCTCATGCCCTGATTTTAGGGCTCTCTGGCCCAGTCACCAGAGAGCATGTGCCTGCATTGCCCAGTGTCAGGGCATGTTGTCGGGGTCTCCATCCCTGTGCCTGCCCTAACCTGGAGCCCCTCTAacctccctctttctttcttcctgctcctctccccagccaaGCTCATTGTGGAGACGGACACCTTTGGGAGCCGTGTGCGCATCAAGGGGGCGGCCACAGGTTTCTACATCTGCATGAACAAGAAGGGGAAGCTGATTGGCAAGGTAGGGTGTGGGGCTCAAGGGCATGGGCAGGCCATGGTCAGTGAGCAGGGcttgccaggagaggagctCTTATGGAGCCCATCTGTGGGAATGGGGAGGTGAGATGGGCATCTCGAGGGCTCAGCCAGCTCATCCCTTTGGAGAGCAGGGGGGTGAGCCATCCTGCAGCctgggtggcaggagggaagagggggagcAAGGGAGGCGGGTGGGTGCCGTGTGGGGCACATTCCTTGTATCTCCCCGAACAAATAGGCAGATTGCTGGGCTATTCTCCCCAATTACATGGTACAAGTGCTAGGAATGTTAAGATGCTCCATGGGGCTGGCCCCAAGGCTGGCCCCACCTCTCACCAGTTAGTCACGCTCCCTCTGAGCCTCGAGGCTCCCTCCCCAGGGGCGGAGTGGGCTGGATGTGCAAAATCCTGCTGGGACAGCGATTGTCTGGGAGGATTTTCTGTGGCAGCTCCTTCCCCGGGGCTGGCTGATGGGATCCCGCTGCTCCCCATAATGGGGAGGAGCTCAGCCACCAGCTGCCCCTGTGCTCCCCGCCATCTGTATCTGTGAACATCATCCCCACGGACCCCACATCGTCTCTTTGGGCTCTTGATGCCCCTCCTATATTAAACACCCAAGGGGGGGCATAGGGTGGGTGGGTGAGTTGCCACTGAGATGGAGAGTTCGCTTATGGTCGTGCTGGTGGGGGAATCCAGCCCTGGCATGGATGGGGGCAGAATGGCAGGGGGGAAAAATCTCTCCTGTGGGTGCAGTGGAAGTGGAGGCTGGGACAAGCCATGTTGGGGCTTGCAGCCTAGTGCTGGCATCACACTGGGGATGCAAGCTGCAATGAGCAGCATCTGCCCATGCCACAATGCCTGCTCGCCCCAGCTTTTCtaatgaaaagcagatttttggGCAGATTGGACCTGTAGGAGAATAGGTGGGAAAAGTGAGGCACTGGCTGCCCACAAGCATTGCCATCACAACCCTGCTGCCACCCCAGCTGGTCCAGCTTTGGGTAGTGAGAAGAAGCCTCTGACTGAGCACCCGTTGCTTAAATCCCCACTCTGTCCCATTCTCAGAGCAACGGCAAAGGCAAGGACTGCGTCTTCACAGAGATTGTCCTGGAGAACAACTACACGGCGCTGCAGAACGCTAAGTACGAGGGCTGGTACATGGCCTTCACCCGCAAGGGACGCCCGCGCAAGGGCTCCAAGACACGGCAGCACCAACGGGAGGTACATTTCATGAAAAGGCTTCCCAAGGGCCACCAGACCACCGAGCCCCACAGACGCTTTGAGTTCCTCAACTACCCCTTCAACCGGAGAAGTAAAAGGACTAGAAACTCCAACTCCAGGGCAGGTCCTTGActtgcctgcctctgcccaccctgcctACACCTCTCCTGGAGGACTCTTCTCTGTTTGGTGGACTATATGTAGAGACTTTCCCATatgggtattaaaaaaaaaaaaaaaaggagggggaggataaaaaaaaatacttgctcTAGTTGTTGGTAATTTTGTggggggttgtttggttttacaaaaaaaaaaaaaggaaaaaagagaggctCTATTTTTGTACTCCAacttgaaaagaaatgaaaccttCAAAGACTGGTGAAGGGGGAAGAGCCCTTCACTTAGAAATGTTCTAGTCTGTTTTTGGGGTcgtgttttattttgtaattatttttttttttttgtagctctagagggaaaaggagaaaaaaatcgtttaaaacaaacaagcaaaaaaaaatggaaatccaAATCTGGGAGTGATGTGCTACTTACATGAACTGAATTAACACTTACTGGAGAAGATGGAGAGGTTGGAAAACAATTAAGGGGAGAGGATTTATTTCAGAGGTGGTTGGTGGCCTCCTGGCTGGGTTTTGCAGCCGGGGTGATGTGTGGGCACTGCCCATGGGGCCTGTCTGTGATGCCCAGGGTGAGGACTGCTGGatgctttccttcctcagaGTGCCTACTTCTTCCGCTGAGCAAGGGGTTGCTGGAAGCTGCTTGCATCCTTCTGAAAACACTGCTGGCTTCCCAACTcccagcttattttttttctcaggaggGGACAGGGGTGATGGACGCCCCACAGAAAGTCCTGAACTGACTTGGTACCTCTTACCCACAAAAGCATCTttggcatttgttttgttttaaactactAAGGTGAGGCAGTGGGTGACGGCTGCCGTGGAGCGGGCTGGTAactggtttttgggttttttccctgtgtgGAAAATGTGAACTTCTCACCAAAAAttgacatattttttttctgtttattttttttatcagatGGAAGCTTTCatccataaaattaaaaaaaaaagtttacaaatTACTGTGGAGCCATTTTGGGCTGGTTTTGTCATAATACTCAGTTTGTGGTTGGCACTTCCATTGTCAACCTTCTCCTCCAGGTTTGGTCTTTGAGAACTACCACTGTCCTTGTTCTAGCAAAGGAgaggttttctttcaaaatttctgTATTGACAGAAGCTCAATtttctatttagaaaaaaaaaacaaccccaaaggaaacattaaATCTCTTGAGTGAACatccccagccagccccgctCTGCACATGCTGCCCTGGGACTGTGACTCTCTCCAAAGGGTTAAAGCAATTATTCTTCATGGGGAGGGCAAACAAAGACACTGGATAGGAGCCAGAACCAGGGGTGACTTTTCATCTAATCTTTCttgattgtttggttttttttctgtttccttgaggattttgggtggttttttttttgttgtgtacAAATTGAATATGAAAtgattgaaatatttatttaatatgtgCATTAAAAATTTGTATTAGTCTAACTGAGCCTGATACTTTCCAGGGCGGGCTGGAGAGGCAGGTTGGAGAGGGGTGAAGGAGGACAGCGAGGAGCAGAATGGGGCCGAGGCGGCTGCTGCTTGGTGTGAATCCCTTCCCAAGGGAGCAGATGTGGGAAGTGGGAGGATGCCTCAAGATCTTGGACCCAGATGAGTCTTGTGGAAATCAGGGTTTTCCTTGCACAAAATTCCAGGTTTAATGGGCAGATGCCACCTCCTTGCCCTGTTGGGACAGGCCCATTGCAGGCTGGATGGCGGTATAGTGCAGCAGAGCCTTGACCACTGGTTTTAAGATTGGGATGAGGCTTTCCAGGAGAGAAAGCTGATAGCTGCTCCCCTTTGATCTAGATGAACTTAGTGTCTCTGCAACACAAGTTGTTGGGTCCCTTCCTTTGGTGGATACTCAGCCCTGCTGAGGTGCTGAGCCTTGCttggaggggctggtggggtaCTTGGATATGGAGTGGTCTCAGATATGGAAGGAAAGAtgcaagaataaaattattaaatatggttttaaaaaatatttacagaaatggAGCAGCCTCACAAGGTGATAGCCTCACCAGTGGCAACCCGGCTGGTGCTGCCATCCTCAGCAGGTGCCTGCGGCATTGTCTAGTGCTCAGGGCATTACTTGTCTGCAGGGTGCAAGGACGAGCCATCCTCTGGCTGATGCCACAGGCTGGGCTGAACTGTCAATATATATCATTAATTTCAAGGAGGGAAGCCTGGGGACCAAGCACCTGGCCATTCTGTATGTATGAGCATCACTGCTGTGTCACAGAGGTCGTGGGCGATGCTTGGGCTGCAGGTCAGCGCT
This region includes:
- the FGF8 gene encoding fibroblast growth factor 8, producing the protein MAEDGDVHAKLIVETDTFGSRVRIKGAATGFYICMNKKGKLIGKSNGKGKDCVFTEIVLENNYTALQNAKYEGWYMAFTRKGRPRKGSKTRQHQREVHFMKRLPKGHQTTEPHRRFEFLNYPFNRRSKRTRNSNSRAGP